The following proteins are encoded in a genomic region of Sulfurospirillum arsenophilum NBRC 109478:
- the rpoC gene encoding DNA-directed RNA polymerase subunit beta', translating into MKRLEPIEIHEESRPRDFKAFQLRLASPEKIRSWSYGEVKKPETINYRTLKPERDGLFCAKIFGPVRDYECLCGKYKKMRYKGIKCEKCGVEVTSTKVRRSRMGHIELVTPVAHIWYVNSLPSRVGTLLGVKMKDLERVLYYEAYIVEQAGEAFYDAENKNKVALYDVLNEEQYQALQQKFEDTGFVAKMGGEVIRNLLASLDLVEVLGQLKEDINQTSSEAKKKTIVKRLKVVEAFLNSGNRPEWMMITMLPVLPPDLRPLVALDGGKFAVSDVNDLYRRVINRNARLKRLMELDAPEIIIRNEKRMLQEAVDALFDNGRRANAVKGANKRPLKSLSEIIKGKQGRFRQNLLGKRVDFSGRSVIVVGPNLRMDQCGLPKQMALELFKPHLLARLEEKGYATTVKQAKKMIDSKTNEVWECLAEVVKGHPVMLNRAPTLHKLSIQAFHPVLIDGKAIRLHPLVCSAFNADFDGDQMAVHVPLSQEAIAECKILMLSSMNILLPASGKAVTVPTQDMVLGLYYLTLEKPNAKGSNKIFANINEVHIAIDAGFLDIHAKIKTRINDRVLFTTAGRLILKSILPEFVPEEQWNRVLKKKNIGGLVDHIFKEGGIGITAGFLDNLKTLGFKYATQSGISVSIDDIRVPDTKVKKIKEAKKKVREIQKQFSSGLLTEQERYNKIIDIWTDTNNDVASEMMKLTESHKGGFNSIYMMADSGARGSAAQIRQLAGMRGLMAKPDGSIIETPIISNFREGLNVLEYFISTHGARKGLADTALKTANAGYLTRKLIDVAQNVKVTMDDCGTHEGVEITEISESGELVESLYERATGRVLAEDVIDTITNEVLFTEGTLIDEKSAQALKEASIKSVVIRTPITCKAKKGVCAKCYGTNLAEGTLVRPGEAVGIISAQSIGEPGTQLTLRTFHIGGTASTESQDRQVIAQKEGFIRYYNVKTYVTKEGKNIVANRRNAAVLLVEPKIKAPFKGTIEIDTAHEETAITITSASENVRYTLRKSDFAKPNELAGVSGKIEGKFYIPYVSGDVIEANESIVEVIKEGWNVPSRIPYASELKVKNGDPIIQKIHAEAKGVVKYYKLRGDYLDRIHDIEKGHIVKEKGIFAVIADEDDREAIRHYIPRDSIIDVNDNSMVDFKTLLAYPSTSEQITIAEWDPYSTPIIAEDAGTITFEDIEPGISATEQFDDMTGQSRLVINEYLPSGMKPTIIIANKNGEIVKYQLEPKTAIFVQNGVTVGLADLIGRTPKAIAKSKDITGGLPRISELFEARRPKNATVIAEIDGTIRFGKPLRSKERIIIEANDGTSVEYLVDRNTQIHVQAGEFVHAGERLTDGVISSHDILRIMGEKALHYYLISEIQQVYRGQGVAINDKHIEVIVSQMLRQIRIVDSGDTKFIMGDLISRRRFREENEAVMKMGGEPAIAEPTLLGVTRAAIGSDSVISAASFQETTKVLTEASIAGKMDMLEDLKENVILGRMIPVGTGLYQNKSFNLELNPSRG; encoded by the coding sequence ATGAAACGACTAGAACCAATTGAGATTCACGAAGAGAGTAGACCAAGGGACTTTAAAGCATTTCAATTAAGACTTGCAAGTCCTGAGAAGATCCGCTCATGGAGTTATGGTGAGGTCAAAAAGCCAGAAACCATTAACTATCGTACGCTCAAACCTGAGCGTGATGGCCTTTTTTGTGCAAAAATCTTTGGACCCGTTAGAGATTATGAATGTCTATGCGGAAAATACAAAAAGATGCGTTACAAAGGCATCAAATGCGAGAAGTGTGGTGTTGAAGTAACCAGCACAAAAGTGAGACGTTCACGTATGGGGCATATTGAGTTAGTAACTCCTGTGGCACATATTTGGTATGTTAACTCACTTCCAAGCCGTGTGGGAACACTGCTTGGCGTTAAGATGAAAGATCTTGAGCGTGTACTTTACTATGAAGCATACATTGTTGAGCAAGCAGGCGAAGCGTTTTACGATGCAGAAAACAAAAACAAAGTCGCTTTGTATGATGTTTTAAATGAAGAACAATATCAAGCGCTCCAACAAAAATTTGAAGATACAGGTTTTGTTGCAAAAATGGGTGGAGAGGTTATTCGCAATCTCTTAGCCAGCCTCGACCTTGTAGAAGTTCTTGGACAGCTTAAAGAAGATATTAACCAAACCAGTTCAGAAGCGAAGAAAAAAACGATTGTTAAACGTCTAAAAGTTGTTGAAGCATTCCTTAATAGCGGTAATCGCCCTGAATGGATGATGATCACAATGCTTCCAGTGCTTCCACCGGATCTTAGACCACTCGTGGCCCTTGATGGCGGAAAATTTGCGGTAAGTGACGTGAATGACTTGTATCGTCGTGTTATCAACAGAAATGCTCGTTTGAAACGTTTGATGGAACTTGATGCTCCTGAGATTATTATTCGCAATGAAAAAAGAATGCTTCAAGAAGCAGTTGATGCGTTGTTTGATAATGGTCGTAGAGCAAATGCGGTAAAAGGTGCTAACAAGCGTCCTTTAAAATCGCTTTCTGAAATCATCAAAGGTAAACAAGGCCGTTTCCGTCAAAACCTTCTCGGTAAAAGGGTTGACTTTTCGGGTCGTTCGGTTATCGTTGTTGGACCAAATTTGAGAATGGATCAATGTGGTCTTCCAAAACAGATGGCATTGGAGCTTTTCAAACCACATTTGTTAGCGCGTCTTGAAGAAAAAGGTTACGCTACAACGGTCAAACAAGCGAAGAAAATGATTGATAGTAAAACCAATGAAGTATGGGAATGTCTCGCTGAAGTGGTTAAAGGTCATCCGGTTATGTTAAACCGTGCGCCTACACTTCACAAACTCTCTATTCAGGCGTTTCACCCTGTTTTGATTGATGGAAAAGCGATTCGTTTGCATCCTCTTGTTTGTTCTGCATTCAACGCGGACTTCGACGGCGATCAAATGGCGGTTCACGTTCCTCTTTCACAAGAAGCAATTGCTGAGTGTAAGATTTTGATGCTTAGTTCTATGAACATCTTGCTTCCAGCTTCTGGTAAAGCGGTAACGGTTCCAACACAAGATATGGTCTTGGGTCTTTACTACTTAACCCTAGAGAAGCCAAATGCAAAAGGTTCTAATAAAATTTTTGCAAACATTAATGAAGTACATATTGCGATTGATGCGGGATTTTTAGATATTCATGCAAAAATTAAAACACGTATTAACGATAGAGTACTCTTTACCACAGCAGGTCGTTTGATTTTAAAATCAATCTTGCCAGAATTTGTTCCTGAAGAGCAATGGAACAGAGTATTGAAGAAGAAAAATATCGGTGGTCTGGTTGATCATATCTTTAAAGAGGGTGGTATTGGTATCACTGCAGGATTCTTGGACAACCTCAAGACTCTTGGTTTTAAATATGCAACACAATCAGGAATTTCAGTCTCTATTGATGATATTCGTGTCCCTGATACAAAAGTTAAAAAGATTAAAGAAGCGAAGAAAAAAGTACGTGAGATCCAAAAACAGTTCAGTTCTGGTTTATTAACAGAGCAAGAGCGTTATAATAAAATTATTGATATTTGGACTGATACAAACAATGACGTAGCTTCTGAAATGATGAAGCTTACAGAGAGCCATAAAGGTGGATTTAACTCTATTTATATGATGGCAGACTCTGGAGCGCGTGGTTCTGCTGCTCAGATCAGACAGTTAGCGGGTATGAGGGGTCTTATGGCAAAACCAGATGGAAGTATTATTGAAACACCAATTATTTCAAACTTCCGTGAAGGTCTAAACGTTCTTGAATACTTTATTTCAACGCACGGTGCTCGTAAAGGTCTTGCGGATACCGCTCTTAAAACAGCGAACGCGGGTTACTTGACTAGAAAACTGATCGACGTTGCACAAAACGTTAAAGTTACGATGGATGATTGTGGTACGCATGAAGGTGTTGAAATCACAGAAATCAGCGAGAGTGGTGAGCTTGTAGAGTCATTGTATGAGAGAGCAACAGGTCGTGTTCTTGCAGAAGATGTTATTGATACAATCACTAATGAGGTTCTTTTCACTGAGGGAACATTGATTGATGAGAAGAGCGCACAAGCCCTTAAAGAGGCTAGCATTAAATCGGTTGTTATTCGTACACCGATTACATGTAAAGCTAAAAAAGGTGTCTGTGCTAAATGTTATGGTACAAACTTGGCAGAAGGCACATTGGTTCGTCCAGGTGAGGCTGTTGGTATTATTTCAGCTCAATCTATTGGTGAGCCAGGTACTCAGTTGACACTTCGTACATTCCACATCGGTGGTACGGCATCGACGGAATCTCAAGATCGTCAAGTTATTGCACAAAAAGAGGGTTTTATTCGTTATTACAATGTTAAAACCTATGTAACGAAAGAGGGTAAAAACATCGTTGCTAACCGTAGAAATGCAGCTGTTTTACTTGTTGAGCCAAAGATCAAAGCACCGTTTAAAGGTACTATTGAGATTGATACAGCACACGAAGAGACAGCGATTACGATTACAAGTGCAAGCGAGAATGTTCGTTATACACTTCGTAAAAGTGACTTTGCTAAGCCAAATGAGCTTGCGGGTGTTAGCGGTAAAATTGAGGGTAAATTCTATATCCCTTATGTTAGCGGTGATGTGATTGAAGCCAATGAGAGCATCGTAGAAGTTATTAAAGAGGGTTGGAACGTTCCAAGCCGTATCCCTTATGCGAGTGAGCTTAAAGTTAAAAATGGCGATCCAATTATTCAAAAAATTCATGCTGAGGCAAAAGGTGTTGTTAAATACTATAAGCTTCGTGGGGATTATTTAGATCGTATCCATGATATTGAAAAAGGTCATATTGTTAAAGAAAAAGGTATCTTTGCCGTTATCGCAGATGAGGATGACAGAGAAGCAATTCGTCACTATATTCCACGCGATTCAATCATTGATGTGAACGATAACAGTATGGTTGATTTTAAAACATTGCTTGCTTATCCATCAACAAGTGAACAAATTACGATTGCTGAATGGGATCCGTATTCAACGCCAATTATTGCTGAAGATGCGGGTACGATTACGTTTGAAGATATTGAACCAGGTATTAGTGCAACAGAACAATTCGATGACATGACAGGTCAAAGTAGACTTGTGATCAACGAGTATCTTCCAAGTGGCATGAAACCGACGATCATCATTGCGAATAAAAATGGTGAAATTGTTAAGTACCAGTTAGAGCCTAAAACAGCGATTTTCGTTCAAAATGGCGTTACTGTTGGCTTAGCAGACCTTATCGGTAGAACACCTAAAGCGATTGCAAAATCGAAAGATATTACCGGTGGTCTTCCACGTATTAGTGAACTTTTTGAAGCACGTCGTCCTAAAAATGCAACCGTTATTGCGGAGATTGATGGAACGATTCGTTTTGGTAAGCCACTTCGTTCAAAAGAGCGTATTATCATTGAAGCCAATGATGGTACAAGTGTTGAGTATTTGGTCGATCGTAATACACAAATTCACGTTCAAGCGGGCGAATTTGTTCATGCGGGTGAGAGACTCACTGATGGTGTTATCTCAAGCCACGATATTTTACGTATTATGGGCGAGAAAGCGCTTCACTATTATTTGATCAGTGAGATTCAACAAGTATACCGTGGACAAGGTGTTGCGATTAACGATAAACACATTGAGGTTATCGTTTCTCAAATGCTACGTCAAATCCGTATCGTTGATAGTGGAGATACCAAGTTTATCATGGGTGATTTGATTAGCCGTAGACGATTCCGTGAAGAGAATGAAGCGGTTATGAAAATGGGTGGAGAGCCAGCCATTGCTGAGCCAACACTCCTTGGTGTTACGCGTGCGGCGATCGGTAGTGATAGTGTTATCTCAGCGGCTTCGTTCCAAGAGACAACGAAAGTTCTAACGGAAGCAAGTATCGCAGGTAAGATGGATATGCTTGAAGATCTTAAAGAAAATGTTATTTTAGGACGTATGATTCCAGTTGGAACAGGTCTATATCAAAACAAAAGCTTTAATCTAGAGTTAAACCCAAGTAGAGGTTAA
- the rpsL gene encoding 30S ribosomal protein S12: MPTINQLVRNERKKVIKKSKSPALDKCPQRRGVCTRVYTTTPKKPNSALRKVAKVKLTSGFEVISYIGGEGHNLQEHSIVLVRGGRVKDLPGVKYHIVRGALDTSGVAKRTVSRSKYGTKRPKAK; this comes from the coding sequence GTGCCAACCATTAACCAACTCGTCAGAAATGAGAGAAAAAAGGTGATTAAAAAATCAAAATCACCTGCACTTGATAAGTGCCCTCAAAGAAGAGGCGTTTGTACAAGAGTTTATACGACAACTCCTAAGAAACCAAACTCTGCTTTGAGAAAAGTTGCCAAAGTCAAATTGACTAGCGGTTTTGAAGTCATTAGCTACATCGGTGGCGAGGGACACAACCTACAAGAACACTCCATTGTATTGGTACGTGGCGGTAGGGTAAAAGATTTACCAGGTGTTAAGTACCATATCGTACGTGGTGCGCTTGATACTTCAGGTGTTGCAAAAAGAACGGTGTCTAGAAGTAAATACGGTACAAAAAGACCAAAAGCTAAATAA
- the rpsG gene encoding 30S ribosomal protein S7: MRRRKAPVREVLPDPIYNSKIITKFINALMLDGKKSVATKVFYGSLELAEKRSGTLKGIEIFNAAIDNVKPVMEVKSRRVGGATYQVPVEVRTTRQQALALRWLVSYSRKRSERTMIERLANELLDAANSRGATFKKKEDTYKMAEANKAFAHYRW, encoded by the coding sequence ATGAGAAGAAGAAAAGCTCCTGTAAGAGAAGTATTACCAGATCCAATCTACAATAGCAAGATTATCACAAAGTTTATCAATGCGTTGATGCTCGATGGAAAAAAGAGTGTTGCTACTAAAGTATTTTATGGTTCATTAGAACTAGCTGAAAAAAGAAGCGGAACTCTAAAAGGTATTGAAATTTTTAATGCAGCTATCGATAACGTTAAGCCTGTTATGGAAGTAAAAAGCAGACGTGTCGGTGGAGCAACATATCAAGTCCCTGTCGAAGTTAGAACAACTCGTCAACAAGCATTGGCTCTTAGATGGTTGGTTTCTTACTCACGTAAAAGAAGTGAGAGAACCATGATCGAGAGGTTGGCCAATGAACTTTTAGATGCGGCTAATAGTAGAGGCGCAACCTTTAAGAAAAAAGAAGATACTTATAAAATGGCAGAAGCAAATAAAGCGTTTGCTCACTATCGCTGGTAA
- the fusA gene encoding elongation factor G: protein MARNTPIEMVRNIGIAAHIDAGKTTTTERILFYTGISHKIGEVHDGAATMDWMEQEKERGITITSAATTCTWKDHQINIIDTPGHVDFTIEVERSMRVLDGAVAVFCAVGGVQPQSETVWRQANRYQVPRMVFVNKMDRVGADFYNVEAQIKNRLKANPVPIQIPIGAEENFKGVVDLVEMKALVWDDDAAMGSNYQVVEIPADLADKAKEYRERMVEAVSETSDELMEKYLGGEELTKAEIKAGIKAGCLAMTFIPMICGTAFKNKGVQPMLDAVIDYMPAPTEVHAIKGEYEDGHECVVDSTDEGEFAALAFKIMTDPFVGQLTFVRVYRGSLESGSYAYNTTKDKKERIGRLLKMHANKREEIKVLHSGEIGAVVGLKDTLTGDTLASEKDPVILERMVFPDPVISVAVEPKTKADQEKMGIALQKLAQEDPSFRVETDEESGQTIISGMGELHLEILVDRMLREFKVSAEVGQPQVAYRETIRASVNQEYKYAKQSGGRGQYGHVYLKIEPQDAGKGYEFVNDIKGGAIPKEFIPAVDKGIKESLQAGVLAGYKVEDVKVTLYDGSYHDVDSSEMAFKLAASMGFKEGCRKAKPVILEPIMKVEVETPEDFMGDVIGDLNRRRGQINSMDDRSGNKIVNAFCPLAEMFGYSTDLRSQTQGRASYSMEFDHYDEVPRNVAEEIIKKRNG, encoded by the coding sequence ATGGCAAGAAATACCCCTATTGAAATGGTTAGAAACATCGGTATTGCTGCGCACATTGATGCAGGTAAGACCACAACAACAGAAAGAATCCTTTTTTACACCGGTATCTCTCACAAAATTGGTGAGGTACATGATGGTGCTGCAACAATGGACTGGATGGAGCAAGAGAAAGAAAGAGGTATTACCATTACTTCTGCTGCGACAACATGTACATGGAAAGATCATCAAATTAATATCATCGATACTCCGGGCCACGTTGACTTCACCATTGAAGTTGAGCGTTCTATGCGTGTTCTTGATGGCGCTGTAGCTGTATTTTGTGCAGTTGGTGGCGTTCAACCACAATCTGAGACTGTTTGGAGACAAGCAAATCGTTACCAAGTTCCAAGAATGGTTTTCGTTAATAAAATGGACCGTGTTGGTGCAGACTTCTATAACGTTGAAGCACAAATTAAAAATCGTTTAAAAGCAAATCCAGTGCCAATTCAAATTCCTATTGGCGCAGAAGAAAACTTTAAAGGTGTTGTTGATCTCGTAGAGATGAAAGCACTTGTTTGGGATGATGACGCTGCAATGGGTTCAAACTACCAAGTCGTTGAAATCCCAGCTGATCTTGCTGATAAAGCAAAAGAATACCGTGAGAGAATGGTTGAAGCCGTTTCTGAGACCAGTGATGAGTTAATGGAAAAATACCTTGGTGGCGAAGAACTTACCAAAGCTGAGATTAAAGCGGGTATTAAAGCAGGATGTCTTGCAATGACATTTATTCCAATGATTTGTGGAACAGCGTTTAAAAACAAAGGTGTTCAACCTATGTTAGATGCTGTTATTGATTATATGCCAGCTCCAACTGAAGTACATGCTATTAAAGGTGAGTACGAAGACGGACATGAGTGTGTTGTTGATTCAACTGATGAAGGTGAATTTGCCGCTCTTGCATTTAAAATTATGACCGATCCATTTGTTGGTCAATTAACATTCGTTCGTGTTTACCGTGGTTCATTGGAAAGCGGAAGTTATGCTTACAATACAACAAAAGATAAAAAAGAGAGAATTGGTCGTTTGCTAAAAATGCATGCGAACAAAAGAGAAGAGATCAAAGTACTTCACTCTGGTGAAATCGGCGCGGTTGTAGGTCTTAAAGACACACTAACCGGTGATACACTTGCAAGTGAAAAAGATCCTGTAATCCTAGAGAGAATGGTATTCCCAGATCCAGTTATCTCTGTTGCTGTTGAACCTAAAACAAAAGCAGATCAAGAGAAAATGGGTATTGCACTTCAAAAACTTGCTCAAGAAGATCCAAGCTTTAGAGTTGAGACAGATGAAGAGAGTGGTCAAACCATCATTTCAGGTATGGGTGAGCTTCACTTAGAGATTCTTGTTGATCGTATGTTACGTGAATTTAAAGTAAGTGCAGAAGTAGGTCAACCACAAGTTGCTTACCGTGAGACAATTCGTGCATCTGTTAACCAAGAGTACAAATACGCAAAACAATCTGGTGGTCGTGGTCAATACGGTCACGTTTACCTTAAAATTGAACCTCAAGATGCTGGTAAGGGTTATGAATTTGTTAACGATATCAAAGGTGGAGCGATTCCAAAAGAATTTATTCCAGCTGTTGATAAAGGTATCAAAGAATCACTTCAAGCGGGTGTTCTTGCTGGCTATAAAGTGGAAGACGTTAAAGTTACACTTTATGATGGAAGTTACCATGATGTTGACTCCTCTGAGATGGCATTTAAATTGGCTGCTTCTATGGGCTTTAAAGAGGGTTGTCGTAAGGCAAAACCAGTTATTCTTGAGCCGATCATGAAAGTTGAAGTAGAGACTCCAGAAGACTTTATGGGTGATGTTATCGGCGATCTTAACAGAAGACGTGGACAAATTAACTCTATGGATGACAGAAGTGGTAACAAAATTGTTAACGCATTCTGCCCATTAGCTGAAATGTTCGGTTACTCTACAGATCTACGTTCTCAAACACAAGGTCGTGCTTCTTACTCTATGGAATTCGATCATTATGATGAAGTTCCTAGAAACGTTGCAGAAGAGATTATCAAAAAACGTAACGGTTAA
- a CDS encoding methionine ABC transporter ATP-binding protein encodes MIDIKHLSKYFNDQKVLDDISVHINAGEIFAIVGHSGAGKSTLLRCINGLEGFSGGDVNVLGKEVKHLNESGLGALRSQIGMIFQNFSLLNQKNVYDNIALPMKVWGYSKEKIQKRVDELLKLVGLEAKKFVYPKELSGGQKQRVAIARALTLNPKILLSDEATSALDPNTTKSILELLQEINKNLGVTIIIVTHEMEVVKKVASRALLLEDGKVIGLGRIEDLFLRPDEKMMRFLGEDEELPQEGVNIRLFFPSNVSYQPIVTKMARELDINFNIVWGKLEKLNDHVVGSLVINIEEQVASTITNYLQEKTEVIWEIL; translated from the coding sequence TTGATAGATATCAAACATCTCAGCAAATATTTTAACGACCAAAAAGTTTTAGATGATATCAGTGTACATATAAACGCTGGCGAAATATTTGCCATTGTAGGACACAGTGGCGCTGGTAAATCAACCCTTCTTCGTTGTATCAATGGTCTTGAAGGTTTTAGTGGCGGAGACGTAAATGTGTTAGGAAAAGAAGTCAAACACTTAAACGAAAGTGGACTAGGCGCATTACGAAGTCAGATTGGTATGATTTTTCAAAACTTTTCTTTACTCAATCAAAAAAATGTGTATGACAATATTGCTCTTCCGATGAAAGTATGGGGATACAGCAAAGAGAAGATTCAAAAAAGAGTTGATGAGCTTTTAAAACTTGTAGGACTGGAAGCTAAAAAATTTGTTTACCCTAAAGAGCTGAGTGGTGGTCAAAAACAGCGTGTTGCAATAGCAAGAGCCTTAACGCTCAACCCCAAAATACTTCTAAGTGATGAAGCCACATCGGCACTTGATCCTAATACAACCAAATCTATTTTAGAGCTTTTGCAAGAGATCAATAAAAATCTTGGGGTTACTATCATCATCGTAACGCATGAAATGGAAGTTGTCAAAAAAGTGGCATCACGTGCTTTACTTTTAGAAGATGGAAAAGTGATTGGCCTTGGGCGTATTGAAGATCTCTTTTTAAGACCTGATGAAAAAATGATGCGGTTTTTAGGAGAGGATGAAGAACTCCCTCAAGAAGGGGTCAATATAAGACTTTTCTTTCCAAGCAATGTCTCTTATCAACCTATTGTAACAAAGATGGCAAGGGAACTTGACATCAATTTCAATATTGTTTGGGGAAAACTTGAAAAGTTAAATGACCATGTTGTTGGCTCTTTGGTTATCAACATAGAGGAGCAAGTGGCAAGCACCATTACCAACTATCTGCAAGAAAAAACTGAAGTGATTTGGGAGATACTCTAA
- a CDS encoding methionine ABC transporter permease, whose protein sequence is MKQVLIDAVIETLTMSLVSTFVATFIGFALAIVLIVTDKNGISPNRYTYKILDIAINMLRSFPFIILIIVLFPVTKFLVGKHTGTFAMIVPLTIGTAPFIARMIEGAFKEVDRSVIEAAKSFGTNKFQIIFRVLLPEAFPSIISAITLSLIIIIGFSAMAGTVGGGGLGAVAMNYGYYRFDGIYIFWTVFILIVLVQIFQSMGDLLYKIVKH, encoded by the coding sequence ATGAAACAGGTTTTGATTGACGCCGTTATTGAGACACTCACCATGAGTCTCGTTTCGACTTTTGTAGCAACATTCATTGGATTTGCACTGGCTATTGTTTTGATTGTTACGGATAAAAATGGTATTTCACCTAATCGATATACCTATAAAATTTTAGATATTGCGATTAATATGCTACGCTCATTTCCTTTTATCATTTTGATCATTGTATTGTTCCCTGTGACAAAATTTTTGGTAGGGAAGCACACAGGAACATTTGCGATGATCGTTCCTCTAACCATTGGAACAGCGCCTTTTATCGCAAGGATGATCGAGGGGGCTTTTAAAGAGGTTGATAGAAGCGTTATCGAAGCTGCAAAGTCTTTTGGAACGAACAAATTCCAAATTATTTTTAGAGTACTCCTTCCAGAAGCATTCCCTAGCATTATTTCTGCTATTACACTCTCTTTAATCATCATTATTGGCTTTTCAGCAATGGCAGGAACCGTTGGTGGCGGAGGGCTAGGTGCGGTTGCTATGAATTATGGTTATTATCGATTTGATGGTATTTACATATTTTGGACCGTTTTTATTTTGATCGTATTGGTACAAATTTTTCAAAGTATGGGGGATCTACTCTATAAAATAGTCAAACATTAA
- a CDS encoding MetQ/NlpA family ABC transporter substrate-binding protein → MYKRLGAILVGALLTFSGCSGDKKVEEKAVAKEDKSAKIIVVGATPVPHSEILEIVKPLLAKEGYTLEIKVFNDYVIPNKVTDSGEIDANFFQHTPYLVEFNKNQGTKLVSVGNVHIEPIGIYSKKIKSLSELKDGDSVAIPNDPSNAGRALDVLASAGLIKLKDVELKTKLDIVENPKNLKFTELEAAQLPRVIEDFTLAVINTNYALPAGLNPSSDALALESANSPYANILVVKAGNENSDKTKALLKAVKSDEVKKFIVEKYKGAIVPAF, encoded by the coding sequence ATGTATAAACGTTTAGGAGCTATTTTAGTTGGAGCACTACTTACATTCAGTGGTTGCAGTGGCGATAAAAAAGTTGAAGAAAAAGCAGTTGCAAAAGAAGACAAGAGTGCAAAAATAATTGTTGTAGGCGCTACTCCAGTTCCACATTCTGAGATATTGGAAATCGTAAAACCTCTTCTAGCAAAAGAAGGGTACACACTTGAAATCAAAGTGTTTAATGATTACGTCATTCCTAATAAAGTGACAGACAGTGGTGAAATTGATGCAAACTTCTTTCAACACACGCCATACCTCGTTGAGTTTAATAAAAATCAAGGTACGAAACTTGTAAGTGTTGGTAATGTTCACATTGAGCCAATTGGAATCTATTCTAAAAAAATTAAATCGCTCTCTGAGCTCAAAGATGGTGATAGCGTTGCGATTCCAAATGATCCGAGCAATGCAGGTAGAGCTTTAGATGTTTTAGCAAGTGCTGGACTTATCAAACTCAAAGATGTTGAACTTAAAACAAAGCTTGACATTGTTGAAAATCCAAAAAATCTTAAATTTACCGAGCTTGAAGCTGCACAACTTCCTCGCGTTATTGAAGACTTTACACTTGCAGTTATTAACACAAACTACGCACTTCCAGCAGGTCTTAATCCAAGCAGCGATGCACTTGCGTTAGAGTCTGCAAATTCTCCGTATGCTAATATCCTTGTAGTAAAAGCGGGTAATGAGAATAGCGATAAGACAAAAGCACTTCTCAAAGCTGTTAAATCAGATGAAGTGAAGAAATTTATCGTTGAAAAATACAAAGGTGCTATCGTTCCTGCATTTTAA
- a CDS encoding aldo/keto reductase family protein produces the protein MDYVTSNQNVRIPYMLYGTAWKKERTADLVALALENGFRGIDTACQPKHYEEALVGEGVKRFYQKGGKREELFIQTKFTPLSGQDPQRLPYDAKASLEEQIMTSYNVSKQNLHTEYLDSLLLHSPLFPYAHLLSAWQTLESLCERGDTRQIGISNCYDLSLLQQLYKDARIKPSIVQNRFYADSHYDISLRTWAKEKGIIYQSFWTLSANPHILHSPTIQTIANTYGKSAEQIFYRYMIHKGIIPLNGTTSAQHMKEDLSIFEFALDSGSIEKIDLLLH, from the coding sequence ATGGACTACGTCACTAGTAATCAAAATGTTCGTATCCCTTATATGCTTTACGGTACGGCATGGAAAAAAGAGCGCACCGCAGATCTAGTTGCCTTGGCACTTGAGAATGGTTTTAGAGGCATTGACACGGCATGCCAACCCAAACATTACGAAGAGGCATTGGTAGGTGAAGGCGTAAAGCGTTTTTACCAAAAAGGTGGAAAAAGAGAAGAGCTTTTTATTCAAACCAAATTTACGCCACTTTCAGGACAAGATCCACAGCGTCTTCCTTACGATGCGAAAGCCTCTTTAGAAGAACAGATTATGACCTCATACAATGTCTCTAAGCAAAACCTGCATACAGAGTATCTTGACTCTTTGTTGCTGCATTCACCCCTGTTTCCTTATGCTCATCTTCTTAGCGCATGGCAAACCTTAGAATCACTCTGCGAGAGAGGTGATACACGCCAAATTGGCATTAGTAACTGTTATGATCTTTCACTCTTACAACAACTCTATAAAGATGCACGCATTAAGCCTTCCATCGTTCAAAACCGTTTTTATGCTGACTCACATTACGATATATCTTTGCGTACTTGGGCAAAAGAGAAAGGGATTATTTATCAAAGTTTTTGGACACTCAGTGCCAATCCACACATTTTGCATTCTCCAACGATCCAAACCATTGCAAACACTTATGGTAAAAGTGCTGAACAGATTTTTTACCGCTATATGATACACAAAGGAATTATTCCGCTTAATGGAACAACGTCAGCTCAGCATATGAAAGAGGATTTGAGTATTTTTGAATTTGCATTGGATAGTGGTAGTATTGAGAAAATTGATCTGCTGTTGCATTAA